In one Juglans regia cultivar Chandler chromosome 11, Walnut 2.0, whole genome shotgun sequence genomic region, the following are encoded:
- the LOC109021809 gene encoding HVA22-like protein i isoform X3, which translates to MIFGYAYPAYECFKTVEKNKPEIEQLLFWCQYWILVAVLTVCERIGDAFISWVPMYSEAKLAFFIYLWYPKTKGTTYVYDSFFRPYVAKHETEIDRNLLELRTRAGDIAILYWQRAASYGQTRMYDILQYVAAQSTPQRRPPQPQQPSARINQWAAPPNRQPASPAQPQTEEPPSPTSSTSSSQHHEEEEAGSSLESKAANPPAAAAAGGGLDPQKATVPSEATIQAAPNEAEPKPMQIEEEEEEEEAAAAAAAPSATGDNTNPAPKETLMEEAIRSTRVTLRKTRSVGKQSKNDS; encoded by the exons ATGATTTTCGGCTATGCTTATCCAGCTTATGAGTGCTTCAAAACTGTCGAAAAGAATAAGCCGGAGATCGAGCAGCTTCTCTTTTGGTGCCAGTATTG GATTTTGGTGGCTGTTTTGACAGTTTGTGAGAGAATTGGAGATGCTTTTATCTCATG GGTTCCAATGTACAGTGAAGCTAAGTTGGCATTCTTTATATATCTGTGGTACCCAAAAACAAAG GGAACAACGTATGTCTATGATTCATTCTTTAGACCATATGTTGCAAAGCATGAGACTGAGATTGATCGGAACTTGTTGGAACTGAGGACTAGGGCTGGAGATATTGCAATTTTGTATTGGCAAAGAGCCGCAAGCTATGGCCAGACAAGAATGTATGATATTTTACAGTATGTTGCTGCACAATCAACACCACAGCGTCGCCCACCTCAG CCACAGCAACCAAGTGCCAGGATTAACCAATGGGCTGCTCCACCTAACCGTCAACCAGCTAGTCCAGCACAACCCCAAACTGAAGAACCTCCATCTCCCACTTCTAGTACATCTTCCAGTCAGCACCATGAGGAGGAAGAGGCTGGTTCTTCACTAGAGTCCAAAGCTGCCAATCCTcctgcagcagcagcagcaggagGAGGTTTGGATCCTCAAAAAGCAACTGTTCCGTCCGAGGCAACCATCCAAGCTGCTCCAAATGAAGCAGAGCCAAAGCCAATGcagattgaagaagaagaagaagaagaagaagcagcagcagcagcagcagcgcCTTCTGCAACTGGGGACAACACGAATCCTGCCCCAAAAGAAACATTGATGGAAGAAGCCATTCGATCCACACGCGTCACATTGAGGAAAACCCGTTCTGTTGGCAAACAATCGAAGAATGATAGTTag
- the LOC109021809 gene encoding putative HVA22-like protein g isoform X1, producing the protein MIGSFLTRGLVMIFGYAYPAYECFKTVEKNKPEIEQLLFWCQYWILVAVLTVCERIGDAFISWVPMYSEAKLAFFIYLWYPKTKGTTYVYDSFFRPYVAKHETEIDRNLLELRTRAGDIAILYWQRAASYGQTRMYDILQYVAAQSTPQRRPPQPQQPSARINQWAAPPNRQPASPAQPQTEEPPSPTSSTSSSQHHEEEEAGSSLESKAANPPAAAAAGGGLDPQKATVPSEATIQAAPNEAEPKPMQIEEEEEEEEAAAAAAAPSATGDNTNPAPKETLMEEAIRSTRVTLRKTRSVGKQSKNDS; encoded by the exons ATGATAGGATCCTTTCTCACCAGAGGACTCGT AATGATTTTCGGCTATGCTTATCCAGCTTATGAGTGCTTCAAAACTGTCGAAAAGAATAAGCCGGAGATCGAGCAGCTTCTCTTTTGGTGCCAGTATTG GATTTTGGTGGCTGTTTTGACAGTTTGTGAGAGAATTGGAGATGCTTTTATCTCATG GGTTCCAATGTACAGTGAAGCTAAGTTGGCATTCTTTATATATCTGTGGTACCCAAAAACAAAG GGAACAACGTATGTCTATGATTCATTCTTTAGACCATATGTTGCAAAGCATGAGACTGAGATTGATCGGAACTTGTTGGAACTGAGGACTAGGGCTGGAGATATTGCAATTTTGTATTGGCAAAGAGCCGCAAGCTATGGCCAGACAAGAATGTATGATATTTTACAGTATGTTGCTGCACAATCAACACCACAGCGTCGCCCACCTCAG CCACAGCAACCAAGTGCCAGGATTAACCAATGGGCTGCTCCACCTAACCGTCAACCAGCTAGTCCAGCACAACCCCAAACTGAAGAACCTCCATCTCCCACTTCTAGTACATCTTCCAGTCAGCACCATGAGGAGGAAGAGGCTGGTTCTTCACTAGAGTCCAAAGCTGCCAATCCTcctgcagcagcagcagcaggagGAGGTTTGGATCCTCAAAAAGCAACTGTTCCGTCCGAGGCAACCATCCAAGCTGCTCCAAATGAAGCAGAGCCAAAGCCAATGcagattgaagaagaagaagaagaagaagaagcagcagcagcagcagcagcgcCTTCTGCAACTGGGGACAACACGAATCCTGCCCCAAAAGAAACATTGATGGAAGAAGCCATTCGATCCACACGCGTCACATTGAGGAAAACCCGTTCTGTTGGCAAACAATCGAAGAATGATAGTTag
- the LOC109021809 gene encoding putative HVA22-like protein g isoform X2, which produces MIGSFLTRGLVMIFGYAYPAYECFKTVEKNKPEIEQLLFWCQYWILVAVLTVCERIGDAFISWVPMYSEAKLAFFIYLWYPKTKGTTYVYDSFFRPYVAKHETEIDRNLLELRTRAGDIAILYWQRAASYGQTRMYDILQYVAAQSTPQRRPPQQPSARINQWAAPPNRQPASPAQPQTEEPPSPTSSTSSSQHHEEEEAGSSLESKAANPPAAAAAGGGLDPQKATVPSEATIQAAPNEAEPKPMQIEEEEEEEEAAAAAAAPSATGDNTNPAPKETLMEEAIRSTRVTLRKTRSVGKQSKNDS; this is translated from the exons ATGATAGGATCCTTTCTCACCAGAGGACTCGT AATGATTTTCGGCTATGCTTATCCAGCTTATGAGTGCTTCAAAACTGTCGAAAAGAATAAGCCGGAGATCGAGCAGCTTCTCTTTTGGTGCCAGTATTG GATTTTGGTGGCTGTTTTGACAGTTTGTGAGAGAATTGGAGATGCTTTTATCTCATG GGTTCCAATGTACAGTGAAGCTAAGTTGGCATTCTTTATATATCTGTGGTACCCAAAAACAAAG GGAACAACGTATGTCTATGATTCATTCTTTAGACCATATGTTGCAAAGCATGAGACTGAGATTGATCGGAACTTGTTGGAACTGAGGACTAGGGCTGGAGATATTGCAATTTTGTATTGGCAAAGAGCCGCAAGCTATGGCCAGACAAGAATGTATGATATTTTACAGTATGTTGCTGCACAATCAACACCACAGCGTCGCCCACCTCAG CAACCAAGTGCCAGGATTAACCAATGGGCTGCTCCACCTAACCGTCAACCAGCTAGTCCAGCACAACCCCAAACTGAAGAACCTCCATCTCCCACTTCTAGTACATCTTCCAGTCAGCACCATGAGGAGGAAGAGGCTGGTTCTTCACTAGAGTCCAAAGCTGCCAATCCTcctgcagcagcagcagcaggagGAGGTTTGGATCCTCAAAAAGCAACTGTTCCGTCCGAGGCAACCATCCAAGCTGCTCCAAATGAAGCAGAGCCAAAGCCAATGcagattgaagaagaagaagaagaagaagaagcagcagcagcagcagcagcgcCTTCTGCAACTGGGGACAACACGAATCCTGCCCCAAAAGAAACATTGATGGAAGAAGCCATTCGATCCACACGCGTCACATTGAGGAAAACCCGTTCTGTTGGCAAACAATCGAAGAATGATAGTTag